From Malacoplasma iowae:
GGTACTAAAGAAGTTAAATGAAATCACGTTATTGAAGAAATAGTTAGACGTCACAAAACAGGGCAACCTATTCTTGTTGGTACATCATCAGTTTCAGATTCTGAATTAATTCATCAAAGATTAAAAGAAATGAAAATACCTCATGAAGTGTTGAATGCTCGTGATAATTCAAAAGAAGCTGAAATTGTTAAAAGAGGTGGTCAACTTGGAGCTATAACAATTTCAACTAACATGGCTGGTCGTGGTACTGATATTAAAGTAGCACCAGAATGTTTAAAACTTGGTGGTTTATATGTAATTGGTACAGAACGTCATGAATCAAGAAGAATTGACAACCAATTACGTGGTAGAACTGGACGTCAAGGTGACCCTGGTGAATCTAGATTTTTTACTTCACTTGAAGATAGTATTTTCAAAAGATTTGCAAGTGATAGATATGAAAAGGCTGCTCAAAAACTTGAAAATGAATTCCATGATTGAACTTTCTTTACATCATTTTTAAATAGAACACAAAAGAAAATTGAAGGTTTAAATTTTGATGTTAGAAAAAACTTAATGGATTATGATCATGTTTTATCTTTACAAAGAGAACTTGTATATAAACAACGTGATCAAATTTTATTGGAAACAAAAAATTTGGGTATCTTAAGCAATATGGCTAAAGAGTATGCAACAGATTTGGTATATCAAAATAAAAATGTTGATAACTCAGCTATTATTGACCATATTAAATTATGTGAATTAATTAATAGTAAGTTTTTAAAATTTGAATATTTTAAACCAGAAGATTTTGAGGGTTTAGTATTAAATGATGCTAGAGATGTTTTAGTTAATATTTTTAATACAATTGTTGAAACAAAAGCAAATATTTTAAAAGAAATTAATGCTTTAAATGTTATTGGTGAAATTTTACTTGTTAATCTAGATCAAAAATGAACAACACATATTGATAAGATGACTAAACTTAGAGAGGGTGTTAATTTAAGATCGCTTGAACAAAGAAGTCCTTTAAACATCTATATTGAAGATGGTAACAACCTATTTGAAAAAATGAAGAGTGATGTTGTAAGGGATGTAATTAATGGGATATGTGACTTAAATCTTCCTAATGAATCTAATGAAATAACAGAAGCATTACAAAAAAATAATGTTAAAGATATTTCTAAAAAAAAAATGATTGAACAGCCAACCCAAGAAAACAATCTGAATTTAAACAATTATGATAATGAAATTAATGAAGAAGAACTTAATCAATATGAATTATTTATAGAAACTCCAGAAACTCCAGAGAAATTTAAAGATGTTGATCCAGAATCTCTTGTTCCAAATTATTTAATTGGTGAGGATGGAGATGTTGTCGATATTAAAAATATTGAAGAAACAACAACAACTGAAGAACCTAATTTAGATTCATATTATGAAAACTATATAGAAGATAGTGATTATTCAAGTTATGACCAATTTGATGATAACTTAAATAACAATGATTTCTATGAAGCTCAACCTAATATCGATGAATACAAAGATGACTATAAATTTAAATTCAATGACATATTTAAAGAAGAAGAACCAAAAAAAGACAAAGTTGTTGATCAAAATTATTTTGATAAACCATATTTAAAAATTGACCAAGTTTTAGAAGATGTTGTTAATGATAGTGAAAAAGAAACTTTAATGGATAAAAATTATGTCCCATTAGACAAATTAATTTCTAATCTTTCAGGAAATAACATTGATGTAAATAATATTGAAACTGATGCTAATCAAAATCATGATTTTTTACAAGATAATCAATATGATTATGAACTTAGTGAAAATGAGATCTATACAAGCAAAAGAGTTTTAGATTTAGAATATGATGATAAATTAAAAGACTTATCTTTATGGGAAGACGAAAAAGAAAGACTTAATGTTTTGTTTGGTGATAACAACAATGAAGTGCAGGAAGAAATTGATGAGTTTGACAGAATGTTATTAGAAGATGATGGTACAAATACATTTGTTGAAAGTATTGAAAACAAATCTATAATGAATTCTTTATCAAATAGTGATGAAAATAATATAGAGAAACAAAAAGAACTTAACCAAAATAAAGATACATCATATTATAGCCCTGCTTCTTTATCTAAAATAATCATTGATAAAGACAACATAGCAGATATTCCAAAAGATCAACTAAAGAAAAATCCCAATACAGATGAAGTTGATTATGAAACACTGTTTAGAAGTTTTAAAATTGAACCTAATCATTTAAAAAATGATACTGAAATAATTAAAGAAATTGTAAATAATAATAAGAAAATTTTAAAAAATAAAAAAACTTTTAATCAAGAAATTATTGATAATTTAAATGGAAAAAAATAGTTTTTACTAATATTGATTGTATAATTATATTGTTGTTTTTTAAATTACATTTTGTGAAAGAGAGAATAAATTATCATGCAAAATAATAATTCTATAAGACCAAAATTTTTAGTTTTTCCAGAAATTAAGTATGCAGCTAAACATGTTGCTAATTTAGTTTTAGAACAAATTAAAGCAAATTCTTATTCAGTTCTTGGTTTACCAACTGGAGGAACACCTGTTACTGTTTATAAAGAACTTATAAATTTATTTAATCAAAATAAAGTCAGTTTTAAAAATGTAACAACTTTTAACCTTGATGAATATATTGGATTAAGCGAAGCAGATTATGCTAATACTTATAGATGCTTCATGAAAAATAACTTCTTTGATTTTGTAGATATAAATCCATCAAATATTTATTTTCCAGCAAGTTATACAGATCCTGAAAACTGTGTTGCTGATTATACAGTTTATGATAATTTGATAGCTTCTAAAAACTATATGGACTTACTTATTTTAGGTGTTGGTGAAAATGGACATATTGGTTTTAATGAACCATTTACAGACATTAATTCAAGAACTCATCTTACTTCTTTAACAGAAAATACAATTAGAAATAATAGTCAATATATTGCACCAAATACTAAAACACCAGTTCAAGCTGTAACTATGGGATTAAGTACAATTTTATCAGCTAAAAAAATTGTTTTAATTGCTTT
This genomic window contains:
- a CDS encoding glucosamine-6-phosphate deaminase, with product MQNNNSIRPKFLVFPEIKYAAKHVANLVLEQIKANSYSVLGLPTGGTPVTVYKELINLFNQNKVSFKNVTTFNLDEYIGLSEADYANTYRCFMKNNFFDFVDINPSNIYFPASYTDPENCVADYTVYDNLIASKNYMDLLILGVGENGHIGFNEPFTDINSRTHLTSLTENTIRNNSQYIAPNTKTPVQAVTMGLSTILSAKKIVLIAFGAKKATALSKLFFAREFDQEFPITSLINNPNVTIICDKDAASAIMSKRIDHNGQKMDSSYQQQTNQNLNNFVNPNVNDPNMNNNTNNNFGQYDQYNNQNLQYNDGNFDQGYNNMHQQDYNYNDQYYDPNGYNQNYGYQYDNAYDQNYDNSYDQNQAYANQQYDGYQDGQYDYDGQYQDQQYYNNTNGGQQQQ